The genomic segment CTATGAACTCACCGCTGAAATCGCCAAACGCCACGTCAGCGCGCTCGATAAAATCGGCACACTATATTACACGCGGGAGTCATTCGACGACTTTTACATCGGCAAAGGATCGACCTATCCCGATCTCAATGGCGGCGTGGGCCTTCTCTTTGAGCAAGCCAGCGCCCGCGGACTCATACAAGAAAGCATTCACGGACCGATCTCCTTTCCCTTTGCCATACGCAATCAGGTAAGAACCGCCCTATCAGCGCTCCAGGCAGCCCGTGAACTGCGCACCGAACTGCTATCGCATCAGCGCGATTTTTACATCTCCGCATCCCGGGAAGCCGGGGCTGCCGCCATCAAAGCTTATGTTTTTGGCGATCCGGACGACATAGCGCGCACCCATCATTTTATCGACATACTCCAGCAGCACCACATACAGATCTACGACCTCGCGCGCCCCATGCGCATCGGCGGTCAGACCTTCTCGCCCGGCTCGGCCTATATCATTCCCACCGCGCAACCCCAATACCGCTTACTCACCAGCCTGTTTGAACGCCGCACCACCTTTCGTGACAGCTTATTTTACGATGTCTCAGCCTGGACATTGCCCCTGGCATTTAACATGCCCCTCGTCGAGATCAAATCGTCATCCCAGGAATTTATTGGCGACCTGTTGCCGCCGTCTAAATTTCCTCGTGGCCGTCTATCTGTATTCAACTCAGCGGTCAATACACAGACGGGTTATATTGGCGAACAGGGGGCTTATGCGTACCTCTTTGAATGGAATGGACATTACGCACCGCGCGCACTTTACCGCCTGCAAAAAGCCGGGATAAGAGCCAAAGTAGCCTCGCGACAATTTCGCATGCGCATCCCCTCTGTGGCCGACTCAGGGAATGTGCGCTTATTTGACTACGGCACCATACTCATCCCCATGGGCATTCAAAAAAATGATCCGCAAACAATTCGGAACCTCATGCAAACAATCGCCCTCGAAGACGCCCTCGATGTATTTGCCGTCTCCACCGGACAGACCGACAGTGGTATTGACCTGGGCAGCCCGGGGTTTGTCCCCCTCAAAACACCTCAAATAGCCCTTTTAATAGGCAAAGGCGCCGATGTCTATAACGCAGGTGAAGTGTGGCATTTATTAGACCAGCGCTATAATATGGGCATCAGCCTCATAGACGCCAGCCATGTGCGCGATATAGACCTCAATCGCTATAATACAGTAATCGCAGCAGGCGGATCTTATAGCGCCCTCGACTCTACCGGCGTCAACGCCTTAAAACAGTGGCTGCACCGGGGCAATACACTCATTGCACTCAACAGTGCGGTTCGCTGGGCCATCAATTCCAAACTCGCCAGTGCCCAATTCGTCGAGCGACATCGAGAAAATCGCAGCGAACGCAAAACTTATATCAATGCACCCAGTGATCGGGGAGCACAAATTATTGGCGGTGCTATCTTTCAGACCTACCTGGACCGCACCCATCCCCTCGCCTATGGGTATCGCAGCGATAGCCTGCCAGTCTTTCGGCGCGGCACACTCTTTATCAAACCCGTAAACCCTTATGCCACCCCCTTGCAATACGCCAAACAGCCCTTGCTCGCGGGTTATATCTCTGAAAGAAACCGCAATTACATCGCCGAAACCGCATCCACCCTCGTCGCCAAACAGGGCAATGGCCGCGTCATACTCATGCTCGACAACCCCACCTTCCGCGCCTACTGGTACGGCACCCAAAAACTCTTTGCCAACGCCCTCTTTTTCGGTCCCACCATCAGCCTGAGCACCCTGGACGAGTAACAGGCGCGTTCCACCTTGCAAAAAATAAAAGAGCACTGATTATAGCGAACCAGTGCTCTTTTTATTATCCGCATCACATTATTCATCGTTGAATATCGTGACGTATGGCATCTCTGGGCACGGACAAAACAAAGTCCTCGTCGGACAGTCCCGTATTGATGGCGCGCGATTTGACCTGGATGAGAATGACATCCTCACCCTGCCGAATCTCGATACGTCGGGGCAGTGCAAAACCGCCATCCATTCGATAATCGGACAGCATGCGTGCCGATACGAGTTGTCCATCGGCGTTATAGACCCTCTCCTCGCGCAAAAAACCCGTACCAGCCTCAATCCAGAGACGGCGCAAATAAAGATCGTATTGCAACTCGAGAAAAATATGTTTTTCCCCAGATTCAAAGCGCACCACGCGAGAGGCATCCAGAAGGGAGAGATTGGGCAAGCCCAGAATAGCGCGATCATACGCATAATAGGACAGATCGACGTCCGTGAGCACATAGAGCACATCTTCGGGAGGACCCACGAGATAGCGATTCTCGCGGGGCAGGTGAACGTGCAGCGTATCATCCTGGGCACGCGCGGCCATGACCACAGTACCGAAACCGCCAACCACGAGTTTGAGATCTGAAGGCACTCGGTGGCGCACAAGCGCAGAAGCCCTGCGTTCGCGCACCCCATCAATCGTGAGGTCAACGCTGGCGCGGACCTCCTGACTGAGCAAACTGTCGTAGCGGGTAGCAGTGAGATCGAAAAATTCGGCTGAAGAGGTAATAGGCGGCAAAAGGGCGGGGCGGTTGGCGACGCAGCCAGCGATCAGAAAGAGGAGAATAAGGAGATATTTAGGATTGTGCATTGGGGCGGGGTCGTCTATTCGGAAGAACTCGCATCTCTGGAAAGATTTTTGAATTTTTCCCGCAGAGTCTGGTTATCGGGATCAAATTCTATAGCGCGTTCATAATGGTAGCTCGCGCGTTCGAGATCACCCATTTTTTGAGCTGCATCGCCCGCGTGCTCGTGAATAACCGCCAGATTCTCGCGCAGACCATCTATAATCGGGGAATTGGGATCAGTTTGGCGAAGGGTTTCTTCTTCAACGGTGAGGGCGCGATCGAGCCAACGCGCGGCGTTTTCGTACTGTTTGAGCTGATAATAGACCCAGCCGAGACTGTCGAGATAAGCGCCGTTCTCCGGGTCAATCTTCAGGGCGCGTTCAATTAACTTTTTTGCCTCGGTGAGGCGTTCACCGCGCTCGGCGAGCATATACCCCAAATAATTGCTGGCATCTGCGTGATCCTGATCCAGTGCCAAAAGACGTTGAAATACTGCGACCGCGCGATCGAACTGTCCCGCTCGTTCGAGGCTGCGTCCCAGATCAAAGAGCACATGCTCGAAAAATTCGGGATTATCTTCCGTATCGGCGACGAGTGGCTCCAGCAGGGGAATGGCTTTCTCCCAGTTGCGATCAAAAAGATATGTGCGTGCCAATTCGTAGCGAAAACCCGTATTTTTAGGTCTCGCGGCCACAGCCTGTTGATAGATCGTGCGCGCCTGGGCAATTTCATTTTGGCGCAAATAAACGCGGGCGAGATCAAACGCGACTTGATCGTAATACTCGCTTTCAGGACGCGTATCTCGATGGAGCTTTTCCAGGATCTGTTGCGCGCTTGCCCAGTTTTCTTCGGCCCTGTAAGAACGGGCAATACCGAGATGATACTCGGTTTTTTCACCCTGTAAGTTGGCGTGGCGATAGGTTTTGCGCGCATCGGCCGTACGATTGGCATCGAGCAACAAACGGGCTTTTATGCCCAGCAGGGTCTGATTTTTGGGATCGGTTTGCAACTGGTGATTGAGAACGCGTTCAGCCATATCGACAAATAGCATTTTCTCGTCGTGATCGCGACGCCCCTTCACCATTCTGAGAAGCACATTGCCCAACTGATCGACCAGACGGACATCTGGTTCCTCAAAGAGGCGATTGAGATAGGGTTCGTGACTGTAAATGTGTACTAACTGAACCCAAACAGGGACGGTCTCCCTGGTAACGCTATAATCTTGCCGCGCGATTATCCCCCGAAAATTTTGTTCGGCAGATAGTGTATCGCCCCGAGAAAGATGTGTTATACCCAGCTTAAACTGGAGATCATCGTTATTGGGGTCATCTTTGAGGATATCGCGATAAATGTGCGCTGCTTTGTCAAACGCGCGCTGCCGGTGGTAGGTCTCAGCGGCAAAGAGCTTTTCGCGCGCACCCATCAGTCCGGGCATGGCAACAATGCTATCGAGCAATGTTATGACTTTGCGGCGCTGCCCCCTGGCCTCGTAAATCTGAAAAAGATGTTGATAAGCATTCAGGTCTCGCGGCGCAAGGCGCACAATAGCATTCAACTGGCCAATCGCTCTGGTAGTATCGCGCAAGCCCCTGCTGAGGGCTTCGTAATAGAGCCAGCGAATTTGCACATTTTTCGGATCGATTTGAACGGCTCGCCGCGCGGGTTCAACCGCATTTTTGAACCGCCGAATAGCATTGAGATTGCGAGCCAGCGCGCTGTAGAGCGTCGCAGAAGTTGAGTCGTATCGCACAGCGGCTTGCAGTTCTTCAATAGCCCGATCGCGTTGGCCTGCGGATTCTGCTAATCGCCCCCGCAAAAAGTGCGTGACAGCATGGGGATGAGGGGGTGCTTTTTTGGGTACAGCGCGCAAGCTAATCTGCGGTTGCTGCGCTGTTGTACAGCCGATGAGCAGCGTGAGAAAACAAAAGAATATATAACGCATGATCCTTAATCCCTGGGTGGGCGAGTTTTAGACTTGGGCTTTTTGAACTCCCACATCAGTTCGCTGCGGCCAAAATCGGTTTCGTGGGACTGCACGATGAGTTTGATGTACTTCGTCTGATCCGAAACAACCGGTGTTTTCATAACAGTATGCGCGGAAAAATAGAGTATAAGCAATTTTTCATTGCCCACATAAGTAATATTCACGGGTGGCTCTGCAAAATAGCGCACTTTTTCACCGGGCGTATAAGTGGGATAAATATACGTGCCAAATACATCCGTGACTTCGATTTCTCTACCCGGCACAGAAACCTGGAGAGCTTCGAGCGGATAAAATGCCCGCTCTTCAATTTTGTCGGGTTCATACCCGATACCTTCGCTGTCTTCGAGATAAATCGTCCAGCGACTGAGATCGAGATACGCCTTGTTGTAGATGGTATTGAATTTTAAGCGAATTTGAATATCGTCACCGAGTTGGTTTTGGCTGGCATACGCATCCCAGGCCTGGGCAGAAATGCTATCGGGACCGTAATGGGTTTGCAACATATCAAACTCTGAACGCACGAGATCCGGTACGTACAGTGTCGCTGAGATGAGCAGCGGGGAACGCACGACGCGATAGCGTTCGGAAACGTTCAACTCCCGGAATTGCAAATCGGGGTGATCGGCAATACTCGGTGCCTGTGGCAAATCATCTATGGGACGCACCGAAGGAATAAAGCTGCGCACAGTCCATACCTTGAGCAATTGGGGATATGTCCAGGTATTATCTGGATCGGGCTCTGAAGGCAGGGTGAGTTTATAGACCTCTTTTTTTCCCGAAAACTCCGGAAAAAGCGGAGAGTTTTGAACGTGGTAATAGGGATATTCCGCAATGGGAATGGCAAAAACATCGCCCTTTTTGATGAGCTTATCCAGGCGTTCAATTTGCTTGCTATCAAGCGCAGTTTTGAGTGCATCAAACACGGCACTGGCGCTGTCATTAGCACTCTGACGCAAGCTTCTCAGATCCTTGAGCTTTGGAATATAGCCCTGCCACAAAAGGGCTTCGTTGGTTCGGCGAGCGCGTTCAGTCTGATATTCAATCACGACATCGCGAAGTGCGGAAACGTGTTTGGCAACATGTTCTTTCTGGTCGCCCTTCGCCTTGAGGTGCTTACTCAATCGATCTGCTTCAAGCAGATCCTTCGTATTGGCACCCCAGGCGGTTTGGAGCGCGAAAACAAAAAGAAAAAGAAGGTTTGAGGCAATTCGCAAAAACATAGGTCAATGTTCCGATGAACCGATTTCGACGTGTACGCTCCACCAGTTAAAATTCTGTCCGTTGGCCTCAAGTGTGACGGGACTTGTCTGTCCTGCTGTCATATTCATTCTGGAGGTAGGACCGAGTTCAACCCTGTTTGACAGGTGGATTTCGACACGGACATTGGAGACAGTCGCGTTGGTCGTATTGGTCAATGTTCCCGTGAACATCTCTTGCTGACTGTCGTAGCGCATGACGAGCTCAACTCCGCTTCGGGCCTCCTTAGCCTCATCTGCCAGTCCATACTGAATTCCGGATTCACCTTCTTCACCCGATTCGGTCGGACTGACCGAACACGCCATGAAGACCAGCGCGAAGACACACGCCAGAGCAAAGAGAGATATGGTTCGAGATGGTTCAGGGTGTGTGGATGTTGACATGGTTGTATCTCCTGTCTGAATGTTGTTATCCACTTCTTTTTTCGGAATGTATGGTTCTAATGTCTAAAAATAAAAAAGGTTCAAATTTTTTTCCAAAATCGAAACTAATCATTATAGTTCTATCTTTTAAAATTTTAAAAAACAATGTGTTGTAAATACAGATCACACACGACATATTTTTGTTATTTTCGTCGATGTCGCGTGCGTTTGGCGCGATTGTTGCGGCGATTCGGGATGTGTTTCAGCAGGTGAAAGTCTATCCGCAGGCGTTGCTGGTCGAGCTGGGCGAGTTGTACCTGAACCGAATCCCCAAGCCGGAAAGTCCTTCCCGTGGATTCACCGACGAGTGCGCCTTGCAACTCGTGGTAAATATAATAATCATCCCAGAGATTTTTTACGTGAACCAGGCCCTCGATGAGTACATCATTGAGTTGAACAAAAAACCCGATAGAACGCACATCGACGATAACAGCATCAAAACACTCGCCCATCTTATCTTTCAAATAGAGAATTTGCATAAGCCGAATAGCATCCCACTCGGCCTGTTGCGCGGCGATCTCGCGTTGCGTCGCCAGATCCCCAATATCGGGCAATCGGCGTGCGCGGCGCGCCATCTGTCCGGGCGTGCTATCATCGTTAATCGCATCGCGTAAAATCCGGTGAAGAATCAAATCGGGATAGCGCCGAATGGGCGACGTGAAATGCGTATAAGTATCGCAAGCCAATCCAAAATGACCGACATTGACGGGCGTGTACACCGCTTTCTTCATTGAGCGCAACAGGCGATGACTCAAAATATGACCAATGGGCTCATCCTTGAAATTTGCGAGAAACGCCTGGATATTTTCTGCCCGCGAGGGATTTGAAAGGCGATACCCCAATGTTCTCGCCAGATCGCAAAATTCGGCGAGTTTTTCACCGTCGGGCGGTTCGTGGACGCGATAGAGAATCGGGATACCGCCATCGGCCATGCGCCGCGCAACGATTTCATTTGCCAGAAGCATAAATTCTTCGATGAGGCGGTGGCTATTCAAACGGGCGCGGGGACCAATGTGAATGGGATGGCCCTGATCGTCGAGGACAATACGCGGTTCGGGAATCTCAAAATCAATCGTACCCCTTGCCAGGCGTCTCTCTGTCAAACGGCTTCTCAGAGCCTCCATATACATGAGAACATCGGCATACGATTCGGCGGGATTGGCCGTGCCCCCATCGCCATCGAGCACCTGCTGAACCTCTTCATAAGACAGACTCGCCCGACTGCGTATAACCGTCTCTGCAATTTGGGCATCAATCAGCTCGCCATCGGGGGTAATCTGCGCCAGAACACTCAGAGCAAGTCGATCTTCACCGGGCTGTAGAGAACAGATATTTGCAGAAAGTCTCTCCGGCAACATGGGAATGACGCGATCGGGGAAATACACGCTGCTACCACGAGAGAGAGCTTCGTGATCAAGGGGCGAGCCTTCGGGAACATAGTAGCTCACATCGGCAATGTGAATACCCAGACAATAGGTCTGATCATCGAGAACCTGAAGCGACACAGCATCGTCGTGATCGCGCGCATCAACTGGATCAATCGTAAAACAGGTCAGATCGCGCAAATCGAGACGACGGTCAATTTCCTCTGCGGGAATATCTTCTATAATCGCTTCTACAGCTTCGAGCACATGTTGAGGAAAAACGAGAGGAAGGCCGAGTTTTTTGATGAGAATCAGGGTCTCAATACCCGCATCGTCCGCATTGCCCAGAACTTCGACAATCTGCCCATCGGGATGGGCATTAGGTGAGGAATATTTAAGGCGCACAACCACCTTTTGTCCCGCCTTAGCGCCACAGGTCAGGTCATCGGGAATATAAACGCGTGCGCGAATGCGCGGATCGTCGGAAATAACGAGAGAAGCGCCGTCATACGTACCCACCATTGTTTGCTCGGCGCGTTCCACAATGCGAACCAACTCGCCCTCTGCGCGGTCGCTGCCCTGTGCTCTGCGCGTGAGACGCGCCACAGCGCGGTCGCCGTGTCGCGCACGCCTCATGTATCTCGCACCAATAAAAATATCTGCGCCGCCATCTTCGGGCGCGAGCAAGCCATATCCACTGGACTGGACACTGATGCGACCGACGACGAGATTGTGATCAGACGGAAGGCCGTAACGGCTACGGCGCAACTTGACGAGAGATCCATCGCGCACCATGCCGCGAATAAGGCGACGAAAATCTGAATACGCCCGATCGGAAACGCGAAGCGCGCGAGCAAGTTCCCGGATTTTGAGCGGACGCCTGTGTTGTTGACGCACAAAATTCAGTACTTGATCGCGAGAGACAGACATATTTTCAAATAGATGAGATAGATGGCAGATAAACAGGCGGGAGATATAGTGGCAATGCGCGAACGAAATTATTATAATGCTGTGGAAAACTCAGGGCAAATATACGGAAAGGGCGCGAAAAAGCAATGCAAAACCTCTACTACCTGATCGCCCTCCTGTGCTTTGGGGGGTGCGCCGCGCAATATGTTCTGGCACCCGATGGGGAATACGATTATCGCGTACCCGTCGGGCGAAAAGATGCCCGTGCGGGATTTGAAACCCTATTTGCTTCCACCGTAAAAGTCGTGTGGACGCCTCAATATACCAACGTGTTCTACACACATGATATGAGGAATGACAGGGGGTTTCCGCTCCATTTGCCTTTAACAGATGAAAACAGCCCAACCGGCTATCGGCTATTGCGAAATGGCATCCGCGAAACCGTCGATTCCTATTCCAAAGTGGGCACCGCGCTTGTGATTTCACGACAATCCGTGGCCAATCAATACAATTTTGCAGTTGCACTGACAAATGCACATCTGGTAACAGCACCGGATACCATTCGGTATTTTATGCGGGACGCCCGAGGCCTGGAAACAAATGTGCTCGAACGGATCTCCATTAAAATCAGCACCTCATTGCATGTGGTCAATCGCGATGGCGAAAGCATCTCTG from the Gemmatimonadota bacterium genome contains:
- a CDS encoding M14 family zinc carboxypeptidase, encoding MTRLLIILIALIGLNTPAHSRVDLSYYLPEGTTYNPDIPTPEAFFGFQIGDWHLRHDLIANYMHTLAERSDRIVLTQYAQTHQQRPLLLLTITSPQNHQNLAAIQTQHRRLTNPDQSSALDINTMPVVVYMGYSIHGNEPSGGNAAPLIAYHLSAAQGPAIDNLLANAVILLDPVSNPDGFDRFAHWANMHRSKQLVADPEHREHREIWPSGRTNHYWFDLNRDWVFIQHPESRGRIEIFQAWKPNMLTDHHEMNTNSTYFFQPGIPSRNNPLTPARTYELTAEIAKRHVSALDKIGTLYYTRESFDDFYIGKGSTYPDLNGGVGLLFEQASARGLIQESIHGPISFPFAIRNQVRTALSALQAARELRTELLSHQRDFYISASREAGAAAIKAYVFGDPDDIARTHHFIDILQQHHIQIYDLARPMRIGGQTFSPGSAYIIPTAQPQYRLLTSLFERRTTFRDSLFYDVSAWTLPLAFNMPLVEIKSSSQEFIGDLLPPSKFPRGRLSVFNSAVNTQTGYIGEQGAYAYLFEWNGHYAPRALYRLQKAGIRAKVASRQFRMRIPSVADSGNVRLFDYGTILIPMGIQKNDPQTIRNLMQTIALEDALDVFAVSTGQTDSGIDLGSPGFVPLKTPQIALLIGKGADVYNAGEVWHLLDQRYNMGISLIDASHVRDIDLNRYNTVIAAGGSYSALDSTGVNALKQWLHRGNTLIALNSAVRWAINSKLASAQFVERHRENRSERKTYINAPSDRGAQIIGGAIFQTYLDRTHPLAYGYRSDSLPVFRRGTLFIKPVNPYATPLQYAKQPLLAGYISERNRNYIAETASTLVAKQGNGRVILMLDNPTFRAYWYGTQKLFANALFFGPTISLSTLDE
- a CDS encoding DUF4292 domain-containing protein, producing the protein MHNPKYLLILLFLIAGCVANRPALLPPITSSAEFFDLTATRYDSLLSQEVRASVDLTIDGVRERRASALVRHRVPSDLKLVVGGFGTVVMAARAQDDTLHVHLPRENRYLVGPPEDVLYVLTDVDLSYYAYDRAILGLPNLSLLDASRVVRFESGEKHIFLELQYDLYLRRLWIEAGTGFLREERVYNADGQLVSARMLSDYRMDGGFALPRRIEIRQGEDVILIQVKSRAINTGLSDEDFVLSVPRDAIRHDIQR
- a CDS encoding tetratricopeptide repeat protein codes for the protein MRYIFFCFLTLLIGCTTAQQPQISLRAVPKKAPPHPHAVTHFLRGRLAESAGQRDRAIEELQAAVRYDSTSATLYSALARNLNAIRRFKNAVEPARRAVQIDPKNVQIRWLYYEALSRGLRDTTRAIGQLNAIVRLAPRDLNAYQHLFQIYEARGQRRKVITLLDSIVAMPGLMGAREKLFAAETYHRQRAFDKAAHIYRDILKDDPNNDDLQFKLGITHLSRGDTLSAEQNFRGIIARQDYSVTRETVPVWVQLVHIYSHEPYLNRLFEEPDVRLVDQLGNVLLRMVKGRRDHDEKMLFVDMAERVLNHQLQTDPKNQTLLGIKARLLLDANRTADARKTYRHANLQGEKTEYHLGIARSYRAEENWASAQQILEKLHRDTRPESEYYDQVAFDLARVYLRQNEIAQARTIYQQAVAARPKNTGFRYELARTYLFDRNWEKAIPLLEPLVADTEDNPEFFEHVLFDLGRSLERAGQFDRAVAVFQRLLALDQDHADASNYLGYMLAERGERLTEAKKLIERALKIDPENGAYLDSLGWVYYQLKQYENAARWLDRALTVEEETLRQTDPNSPIIDGLRENLAVIHEHAGDAAQKMGDLERASYHYERAIEFDPDNQTLREKFKNLSRDASSSE
- the rnr gene encoding ribonuclease R is translated as MSVSRDQVLNFVRQQHRRPLKIRELARALRVSDRAYSDFRRLIRGMVRDGSLVKLRRSRYGLPSDHNLVVGRISVQSSGYGLLAPEDGGADIFIGARYMRRARHGDRAVARLTRRAQGSDRAEGELVRIVERAEQTMVGTYDGASLVISDDPRIRARVYIPDDLTCGAKAGQKVVVRLKYSSPNAHPDGQIVEVLGNADDAGIETLILIKKLGLPLVFPQHVLEAVEAIIEDIPAEEIDRRLDLRDLTCFTIDPVDARDHDDAVSLQVLDDQTYCLGIHIADVSYYVPEGSPLDHEALSRGSSVYFPDRVIPMLPERLSANICSLQPGEDRLALSVLAQITPDGELIDAQIAETVIRSRASLSYEEVQQVLDGDGGTANPAESYADVLMYMEALRSRLTERRLARGTIDFEIPEPRIVLDDQGHPIHIGPRARLNSHRLIEEFMLLANEIVARRMADGGIPILYRVHEPPDGEKLAEFCDLARTLGYRLSNPSRAENIQAFLANFKDEPIGHILSHRLLRSMKKAVYTPVNVGHFGLACDTYTHFTSPIRRYPDLILHRILRDAINDDSTPGQMARRARRLPDIGDLATQREIAAQQAEWDAIRLMQILYLKDKMGECFDAVIVDVRSIGFFVQLNDVLIEGLVHVKNLWDDYYIYHELQGALVGESTGRTFRLGDSVQVQLAQLDQQRLRIDFHLLKHIPNRRNNRAKRTRHRRK